The stretch of DNA TACAGAAAGCGCTTGACCGCCTTTTCGCATCGCAATATATACCGATCAGTACACAACGCAATCCCGATTCCCCAACCGACTTCTTTCAGGGAGGCCCGGTCCATATGAAATACCTCTGTCGCCGGGTCTGACCGGCACCGCCACGGCGCCCTTGGCAAGGGACACCGGCCACACGCCTGTGTCTGACGCGAAGACGCGCCCGATCTGACACATCCAGAGCAGTTGCCGCGCGGCCCGTAACAGGTCTGCCGCGTGTGGTCGGCTGCACCCCATTTCCACCCATCCCGGCGGTCCCTCCCGCCGGGAGACGCCCCGACGCGCGCCCTCTTCCCCCGTTCCCCGGGGCGCGCGCCGGGGCCAACAGGGAGCAAGCCTCATGGCCTTCATCGATTTCAACCTTGCCGCCTCGGTCGCATCGGCCGCCCCTATTGCCATCCCCGCCAGCGTGCCGGGTTCGGTCACATCGCTGACCGATCTGGAGCGCCGCGTCGTCGAACTGGCGCGTGAGGATACGCTCGCCTCACTGCTGCCCCCGCGCAAGCGCTCGTGGATCGAACGCTTCGTGTTCGGCCCCACGCCGCCTGCCAGGACGCTGGCGAACGAGAAACTGGAGGCGCTGCGGCGGCTGGCCGTGCAGGCCTGGCACAAGGGCTACACCCTCCCGGCCTCGGCGATGCGCGACGCGCACAAGGCCGGTTTCAGCGACGCCCAGGTGGGCGCCGTCATCGACATCATCGGGCGCACCCGCGCCCCGTTCCGGAGAATCGCCGCGTGAATTTCCCAGCAACCCTCCCCGAGCCCGCCCAAAAGGCGGCTGAACCCGAAACCTCGGCGGGCTTCGCCGAAACGCCCCGTGGTTCGCGCAAGCGCACCGCCGCGATTGCTGCCATCGCCATCGTCCTTGCAGGCGGCATCGCCTGGAAAGTGATGAGCCACGCGCCCGCCGATGCCGCCGCGATGCCGCCCGCACTGGTCTCCGTCTCGCACCCGCTGGTCAAGCAGGTGACCGAGTGGGATGACTATGTGGGCCGTTTCGCGCCCAGCAAGACGGTGGAAGTGCGCCCGCGCGTTTCGGGCGCGATCACGCAGGTCCTGTTCCGCGATGGCGACATCGTGCAGGCAGGCCAGCCGCTGTTCGTGGTCGATCCGCGTCCCTATCGCGCGGCCCTTGCCGAAGCGCAGGCCGATGCGGCTTCGGCGCGCAGCACGCTGGCACTGGCGCGCTCCGACTACAGCCGCGTAGCCGGTCTCAGCGGTGACGAGGCGATGGCCGCCAGCGAGGTCGACCAGCGCCGTACCCGCGTACAGGCTGCCGTTGCCGCGCTCGCCGCAGCCGAAGCCCGCGTCCGCAGCCGCCAGCTCGACGTCGATTTCACCACGGTCCGCGCGCCCATCGCGGGCCGCATCTCGGATCGCCGCGTCGATGCGGGCAATCTCGTTTCGGGCGACAACGGTACTTCCGCGACGCTGCTGACCACGATCAACGCGGTCAGCCCGATCTACTTCACCTTCGATGCCTCCGAAGCGCTGTTCCTCAAGACCC from Novosphingobium sp. 9 encodes:
- a CDS encoding efflux RND transporter periplasmic adaptor subunit, giving the protein MNFPATLPEPAQKAAEPETSAGFAETPRGSRKRTAAIAAIAIVLAGGIAWKVMSHAPADAAAMPPALVSVSHPLVKQVTEWDDYVGRFAPSKTVEVRPRVSGAITQVLFRDGDIVQAGQPLFVVDPRPYRAALAEAQADAASARSTLALARSDYSRVAGLSGDEAMAASEVDQRRTRVQAAVAALAAAEARVRSRQLDVDFTTVRAPIAGRISDRRVDAGNLVSGDNGTSATLLTTINAVSPIYFTFDASEALFLKTQRDKAAGEKSDNVQVRLQDETAYRWNGHLDFTDNGLDPGSGTIRIRAVFDNPKGFLTPGMFGNMRLADSGKVSAMLVPDEAVQSDQARKVVLTVAKDGTVTAKQVQLGPLVDGLRVITSGLTPADDVIVSNYQSAIAGAKVQVKAGAIKADPAAAQGANGPSEPVAAQATIG